In the Helianthus annuus cultivar XRQ/B chromosome 11, HanXRQr2.0-SUNRISE, whole genome shotgun sequence genome, one interval contains:
- the LOC110888303 gene encoding MATH and LRR domain-containing protein PFE0570w-like gives MGLDEIGDFDFASNVQVKNVENKVDAVAAENKKVADREKILEMRVKKLESENKSLLKKIDTDQFEIDILKVKVAELEEEKARRNEQNKYFELKNKELEAAKALKEHEFYMMNKVIESMIGKSIEQRFEEIQVEEVRAKRQAEIDAQLRDKGKGAEGSVAVSERSIVPSVVVENHVPISSVSAIFEEDVSLEDIAADNEEDDDEDDDDEGDDNKGDDDEEDDDDEKVFLRGGTCVTTTEASNEKTVDDYMNDDANEVSEGADGEGEHVDDQSVDQVEKLILRIEPHVEEGEFRHTYTLNETLKMSNVNEDEFTFEFEEELNAFDINHQPEYEYKYVEDADVYDRVEVEDCSDEEGVSEDTSEFPTLMEFFSEENRDELRRKVAEILKDKNFDGTPKDLQKEERQKWFRNSHERKFKRPLKYYQRDRSISLGDIISCGFLPHVTGYAIRRECGVQYFERLHDIMSLPWWDVEELSKVRTLGYPVRKNDVAMWGYIKFESLKNFRH, from the exons ATGGGTCTTGATGAGATTGGAGACTTTGATTTtgcaagtaatgttcaagtgaaGAATGTGGAGAATAAAGTTGATGCTGTTGCAGCTGAAAACAAAAAGGTGGCAGACCGTGAAAAGATTCTCGAGATGCGTGTAAAGAAATTAGAGTCTGAAAACAAATCTTTATTGAAGAAGATAGATACAGATCAGTTTGAAATCGATATCTTGAAAGTGAAAGTGGCAGAGCTAGAGGAAGAAAAGGCACGCCGGAACGAACAAAACAAGTATTTTGAGCTGAAAAACAAAGAACTTGAGGCTGCCAAGGCGTTGAAAGAACATGAATTttatatgatgaacaaagtgataGAGAGTATGATCGGAAAGTCAATAGAGCAAAGGTTTGAGGAAATTCAAGTAGAGGAAGTAAGGGCTAAACGTCAAGCAGAGATAGATGCTCAGTTGAGAGATAAGGGCAAGGGTGCTGAAGGCAGTGTTGCAGTATCTGAAAGATCGATTGTTCCATCGGTAGTTGTTGAAAATCATGTTCCTATATCTTCTGTGTCAGCTATTTTTGAAGAAGATGTATCACTTGAAGATATTGCGGCTGATAATGAGGAAGATGATGACGAAGACGATGACGACGAAGGGGATGATAATAAAGGGGATGacgatgaagaggatgatgatgatgaaaaagtgtTTTTGCGA GGAGGTACATGTGTTACTACTACCGAAGCATCAAATGAAAAGACTGTTGATGATTACATGAATGATGATGCGAATGAAGTTTCAGAGGGAGCTGATGGAGAGGGGGAGCATGTAGATGATCAAAGTGTTGATCAAGTTGAAAAGTTAATTCTTCGAATCGAGCCTCATGTTGAAGAAGGTGAATTCAGGCATACTTATACATTGAATGAAACCCTGAAGATGTCTAATGTAAATGAAGACGAATTCACGTTTGAATTTGAAGAAGAACTGAATGCGTTCGATATCAACCATCAACCAGAGTATGAATACAAGTATGTTGAGGATGCAGATGTTTATGATAGGGTTGAGGTTGAAGATTGCTCTGATGAAGAGGGTGTTTCTGAAGACACTTCTGAATTTCCAACACTGATGGAGTTCTTTAGTGAAGAAAATAGAGATGAGCTGAGGAGGAAAGTCGCTGAGATACTGAAAGATAAGAATTTCGATGGTACTCCAAAAGATCTTCAGAAAGAAGAACGTCAAAAGTGGTTCAGAAATAGTCATGAAAGGAAGTTCAAGAGACCGTTGAAGTATTATCAAAGAGATAGAAGTATTTCACTGGGAGATATCATTAGCTGTGGTTTTCTACCTCATGTTACTGGATATGCGATTAGAAGAGAATGCGGCGTGCAGTATTTTGAACGCTTGCATGATATTATGTCCCTACCGTGGTGGGATGTAGAAGAGTTATCGAAAGTGAGAACCTTAGGGTATCCTGTGAGAAAGAATGATGTAGCTATGTGGGGTTACATAAAGTTCGAATCATTGAAGAATTTCAGACACTAG